In Acidovorax sp. GBBC 1281, a single window of DNA contains:
- a CDS encoding RNA polymerase sigma factor — MATEQELSNFLKSVEKRAYKRSLYHVRNEESALDIVQDSMLKLAEHYGDKPVAELPMLFQRILSNCTLDWFRRQKTRNALFSSMSDFEGPGEDGADFDLLEAYSGPEGGETAQSAEDLVRRAQVFHDIEAEIQELPARQREAFLMRYWEEMDVAETAAAMGCSEGSVKTHCFRAVQTLSKALKAKGIEL; from the coding sequence TTGGCTACCGAACAAGAACTCTCCAACTTCCTCAAAAGCGTAGAAAAGCGGGCCTACAAGCGCTCGCTCTATCACGTACGCAATGAGGAGTCGGCACTGGACATCGTTCAGGACAGCATGCTCAAACTGGCCGAGCACTATGGTGACAAGCCGGTGGCCGAGTTGCCCATGCTCTTTCAGCGCATTCTGTCCAACTGCACGCTGGACTGGTTTCGGCGCCAGAAGACACGCAATGCGTTGTTTTCCAGCATGAGCGACTTCGAAGGCCCGGGAGAAGACGGTGCAGATTTCGATCTGTTGGAAGCCTATTCGGGTCCCGAAGGAGGCGAGACAGCCCAAAGCGCGGAAGATCTGGTCAGGCGTGCCCAGGTTTTTCATGACATCGAAGCGGAAATTCAAGAGTTGCCGGCCCGTCAACGGGAGGCGTTTTTGATGCGTTACTGGGAAGAGATGGACGTTGCAGAAACGGCGGCTGCTATGGGCTGTTCGGAGGGCAGCGTCAAAACGCACTGTTTTCGTGCCGTCCAGACCCTCAGCAAAGCACTGAAGGCGAAAGGAATCGAACTATGA
- a CDS encoding acetolactate synthase 3 catalytic subunit — translation MEISKAEITSAAAATQGASHSPSQDLMGSEILIKSLQAEGVQFIWGYPGGAVLYIYDALYKQETIQHVLVRHEQAAVHAADGYARATGEVGVALVTSGPGLTNAVTGIATAYMDSIPMVIISGQVPTAAIGLDAFQECDTVGITRPIVKHNFLVKDARDLAMTMKKAFHIARTGRPGPVVVDIPKDVSFKKVAYNGYPQSVEMRSYNPVRKGHGGQIRKALQLLLTAKRPYIYTGGGVLLGNATQELRTLVDMLGYPVTNTLMGLGAYPASDRKFLGMLGMHGTIEANNAMQNCDVLLAVGARFDDRVIGNVKHFAQNDRKIIHIDIDPSSISKRVKVDIPIVGDVKDVLTELITMVSESSTRADAGALAAWWDTIEGWRKRECLKYDRSNNDVIKPQYVVETLWNMTKDANTYVTSDVGQHQMWAAQYYRFDEPRRWINSGGLGTMGVGIPYAMGIKLAKPDAEVFCITGEGSVQMNIQELSTCLQYNTPIKICALNNRYLGMVRQWQEIEYSGRYSHSYMDALPNFVKLAEAYGHVGLLIERPQDVEPALREARRLKERTVFMDFRTDPTENVFPMVQSGKGITEMLLGSEDL, via the coding sequence ATGGAAATCTCCAAGGCCGAAATCACTTCGGCGGCCGCTGCCACGCAGGGCGCTTCGCATTCCCCTTCCCAGGACCTCATGGGGTCCGAAATCCTCATCAAGTCTTTGCAGGCCGAAGGCGTGCAATTCATCTGGGGCTATCCGGGCGGCGCGGTTCTCTACATCTACGACGCGCTCTACAAGCAAGAGACCATTCAGCACGTGCTCGTGCGCCACGAGCAGGCCGCAGTGCATGCTGCCGACGGCTACGCCCGTGCCACTGGTGAAGTGGGGGTCGCCCTCGTCACCTCCGGCCCCGGATTGACCAATGCAGTGACCGGAATCGCCACTGCCTACATGGATTCCATTCCCATGGTCATCATCTCCGGACAGGTGCCTACGGCCGCGATCGGGCTGGACGCCTTCCAGGAGTGCGATACCGTGGGCATCACGCGCCCCATTGTGAAGCACAATTTCCTCGTCAAGGATGCCCGCGATCTGGCCATGACGATGAAAAAGGCCTTCCACATCGCCCGCACCGGCCGGCCTGGTCCGGTGGTGGTCGATATCCCAAAAGACGTCTCCTTCAAGAAGGTGGCCTACAACGGGTATCCGCAGAGCGTCGAAATGCGCTCCTACAACCCTGTTCGCAAAGGCCATGGCGGCCAGATCCGCAAGGCGCTGCAGTTGCTGCTGACCGCCAAGCGGCCATACATCTATACGGGTGGTGGCGTTTTGCTGGGCAATGCCACGCAAGAGTTGCGCACGCTGGTGGACATGCTGGGTTATCCGGTGACCAATACCCTGATGGGATTGGGCGCCTACCCGGCGAGCGATCGCAAGTTCCTCGGCATGCTGGGCATGCATGGCACGATCGAAGCCAACAACGCCATGCAGAACTGCGACGTGCTGCTGGCAGTTGGCGCACGGTTCGATGACCGCGTCATCGGCAACGTGAAGCACTTCGCGCAGAACGACCGCAAGATCATCCATATCGACATCGATCCGTCGAGCATCTCCAAGCGCGTCAAGGTCGATATTCCCATCGTTGGCGACGTCAAGGATGTGCTGACGGAGCTGATCACCATGGTCAGCGAATCGAGCACGCGGGCCGATGCCGGTGCCTTGGCTGCCTGGTGGGACACGATCGAAGGCTGGCGCAAGCGTGAATGCCTCAAATACGATCGCAGCAACAACGATGTGATCAAGCCGCAATACGTGGTCGAAACCCTTTGGAACATGACCAAGGACGCCAACACCTATGTGACCTCCGACGTGGGGCAGCATCAGATGTGGGCGGCTCAGTACTATCGATTCGATGAGCCGCGCCGCTGGATCAACTCCGGGGGGCTTGGCACGATGGGCGTGGGTATTCCTTACGCCATGGGCATCAAGCTGGCCAAACCGGACGCCGAAGTTTTCTGCATCACGGGCGAAGGCTCGGTGCAGATGAACATTCAGGAGTTGTCCACCTGCCTGCAATACAACACGCCCATCAAGATCTGCGCGTTGAACAACCGTTACCTGGGCATGGTGCGGCAATGGCAGGAAATCGAATATTCCGGCCGGTACAGCCACAGCTACATGGATGCGTTGCCCAACTTCGTGAAGCTGGCAGAGGCCTATGGCCACGTGGGTCTG
- a CDS encoding DUF3619 family protein, producing the protein MNYQSSPHPAEIAAERFARRVTARLSDGTAELPYDISERLRAARVQALAKRKVVAPVRQTAPAVLASGNSAVLGWGGEGGSWWRALVSAVPITALLVGLVVINVSQDEKGVNEVAEVDAALLTDDLPPSAYADPGFLQFLKTSANPTH; encoded by the coding sequence ATGAATTACCAGTCCTCACCCCATCCTGCGGAGATTGCCGCAGAGCGTTTTGCACGCCGCGTGACGGCGCGTCTCTCCGATGGCACGGCCGAGCTTCCCTACGATATTTCTGAACGGCTACGTGCTGCACGGGTGCAGGCCCTGGCGAAACGCAAGGTGGTGGCTCCGGTGCGACAGACGGCTCCCGCCGTGTTGGCGTCCGGTAACAGCGCGGTGCTGGGCTGGGGTGGCGAGGGCGGCAGCTGGTGGCGCGCACTGGTGTCGGCCGTTCCGATCACCGCTTTGCTCGTCGGGCTGGTCGTCATCAATGTCTCGCAGGATGAAAAAGGGGTGAACGAAGTGGCAGAGGTGGACGCCGCCTTGCTCACGGACGATCTTCCGCCATCCGCTTATGCCGATCCGGGATTCCTTCAATTCCTCAAGACGTCCGCCAACCCAACCCACTGA
- a CDS encoding TIGR00730 family Rossman fold protein, whose product MAEPSFSLCVYLGSRPGENPLFTESAIAVGEWIGRHGGQLVYGGGRSGLMGTVAEATRRAGGRVLGVIPRALVDKELANRDCDELHIVETMHERKAMMAERCNAFLALPGGIGTFEELFEVWTWRQLGYHDKPIGLLNVDGYYDGLMAFLQTSVASGLMSDWQMGLMTASSDRESLLQSLVEAAGTQAAQPVPLRTVI is encoded by the coding sequence ATGGCTGAGCCATCTTTTTCCCTGTGCGTCTATCTGGGTTCGCGCCCGGGCGAGAACCCGTTGTTCACCGAATCGGCCATCGCCGTCGGCGAATGGATCGGCCGCCATGGCGGCCAACTGGTCTACGGCGGCGGTCGCAGCGGCCTGATGGGTACGGTGGCCGAGGCCACACGGCGCGCGGGTGGTCGCGTGCTGGGCGTGATTCCCCGGGCGCTCGTGGACAAGGAACTGGCCAACCGGGATTGCGATGAACTGCACATCGTCGAGACGATGCACGAGCGCAAGGCCATGATGGCCGAGCGCTGCAACGCGTTCTTGGCCCTTCCAGGCGGCATCGGAACGTTCGAAGAGTTGTTCGAGGTGTGGACGTGGCGCCAGCTCGGCTACCACGACAAGCCCATCGGCCTGCTGAATGTGGATGGCTACTACGACGGTCTGATGGCGTTTCTGCAGACCAGCGTGGCCAGCGGGCTCATGAGCGACTGGCAGATGGGGCTAATGACGGCCTCCTCCGACCGCGAAAGCCTCCTGCAGTCCTTGGTCGAGGCCGCCGGCACGCAGGCCGCGCAGCCGGTTCCACTGCGGACGGTGATCTGA
- a CDS encoding diacylglycerol kinase, with amino-acid sequence MSAPFTPHPHKARTGLHRLWHAGKYSLQGLQSGWGEKAFRLEACMAFVLLPAAFWLGRGWLEVAALAGTVVLVLITELLNSGIESAIDRIGPELHDLSKRAKDMGSAAVLLSVLLCSGVWAAALFQRFFHG; translated from the coding sequence ATGTCTGCCCCCTTCACACCCCACCCCCACAAAGCCCGCACCGGCCTGCACCGCCTGTGGCATGCCGGAAAGTATTCGCTGCAGGGCCTTCAGTCCGGCTGGGGCGAGAAGGCTTTTCGGCTGGAGGCATGCATGGCCTTCGTGCTGCTGCCCGCAGCATTCTGGCTGGGCCGTGGCTGGTTGGAGGTCGCAGCGCTCGCCGGCACGGTGGTTCTGGTGCTGATCACCGAACTGCTCAACTCCGGCATCGAATCCGCCATCGATCGCATCGGTCCCGAGCTGCACGATTTGTCCAAGCGCGCCAAGGACATGGGCAGCGCTGCCGTCTTGTTGAGTGTGTTGCTGTGCTCAGGCGTCTGGGCTGCAGCCCTGTTTCAGAGGTTTTTCCATGGCTGA
- a CDS encoding DUF3106 domain-containing protein, translating into MPTSPLDAPRLMPAAVLAFVLLGALVAGGWQAWTQVGMAPVAPMPAEALASKHTARGPELRVQDPDSAGSGPAWQSLTAAQKEALAPLASRWNLLSEAQKRRWITLSASFPTLSPQEREKMLGRMTDWANLSLQQRSQARLNYAATKKLAVDDKWAQWEAYQALPTEEKKQLAARAAPRPTGAATAIRPVAPRKLARVPAAAVANANRPNPPKIPPVREFHPTQALPVSVPAASVAPPVETAPVSVPIAVPSPLAPLSGAEPVAAEAAPPATPPQDNTPLHPPQ; encoded by the coding sequence ATGCCCACCAGCCCTTTGGATGCCCCCCGCCTGATGCCAGCCGCCGTGCTGGCTTTTGTCTTGCTGGGCGCGCTCGTCGCGGGCGGCTGGCAAGCCTGGACACAGGTGGGGATGGCACCGGTGGCGCCCATGCCGGCCGAGGCGCTGGCCAGCAAACACACAGCCCGCGGGCCGGAGCTTCGGGTTCAGGACCCTGACAGCGCGGGCTCGGGGCCTGCATGGCAATCGTTGACGGCCGCGCAAAAGGAAGCGCTCGCCCCCCTCGCTTCCCGCTGGAACCTGCTCAGCGAAGCGCAAAAACGACGCTGGATCACGCTGTCGGCGAGCTTTCCCACCTTGTCGCCGCAAGAGCGCGAAAAGATGCTGGGGCGCATGACCGACTGGGCCAACCTCAGCCTTCAGCAGCGCAGTCAGGCCCGGTTGAACTACGCTGCCACCAAGAAACTGGCCGTGGATGACAAGTGGGCCCAGTGGGAGGCGTACCAAGCCCTTCCTACCGAGGAAAAAAAGCAACTGGCGGCCCGTGCGGCCCCTCGGCCCACCGGCGCGGCCACGGCGATCCGGCCCGTGGCCCCTCGCAAGCTGGCCCGCGTTCCTGCCGCCGCGGTGGCGAATGCGAACCGGCCCAATCCCCCCAAGATTCCACCGGTGAGAGAGTTCCATCCGACCCAGGCATTGCCGGTGTCCGTCCCCGCAGCCAGTGTGGCGCCCCCAGTGGAAACGGCCCCAGTTTCGGTGCCGATCGCTGTTCCGTCGCCCCTGGCGCCGCTGAGCGGCGCAGAGCCGGTGGCCGCCGAGGCAGCCCCCCCTGCCACCCCGCCCCAGGACAACACCCCGCTTCACCCGCCTCAGTGA
- a CDS encoding RDD family protein: MASHDVSSAAMNGTTPSLRRRMACWLYEGMLMFGVVFIAGYLFGTLSQTRNALDNRHALQGFLFVVFGIYFVWFWARGQTLAMKTWHIRVVDRLGRPITQTRALARYALSWLWFLPPLAAMAPFQLSGGESAVILLGWVAVWALLSRFQPERQFWHDIWAGTRLVHFEHAKK, translated from the coding sequence ATGGCCAGCCATGACGTTTCCAGCGCCGCGATGAACGGCACGACCCCTTCGCTGCGCCGTCGCATGGCTTGCTGGCTCTACGAGGGCATGCTGATGTTCGGGGTGGTGTTCATTGCCGGCTATCTTTTCGGCACGCTCAGCCAGACACGCAATGCGCTGGACAACCGCCATGCGCTCCAGGGATTTCTTTTCGTTGTCTTCGGCATCTATTTCGTTTGGTTCTGGGCCAGAGGACAGACGCTGGCCATGAAGACCTGGCACATCCGGGTGGTGGACCGGCTGGGACGGCCCATCACGCAGACCCGGGCCCTCGCGCGTTACGCGCTGAGCTGGCTGTGGTTTTTGCCGCCGCTGGCGGCCATGGCGCCATTCCAGCTGTCCGGTGGCGAGTCGGCGGTGATTCTGCTGGGATGGGTGGCGGTCTGGGCGTTGTTGAGCCGCTTTCAGCCGGAGCGGCAGTTCTGGCACGACATCTGGGCCGGCACGCGGCTCGTGCATTTCGAACACGCCAAAAAGTAA